In Haliotis asinina isolate JCU_RB_2024 chromosome 16, JCU_Hal_asi_v2, whole genome shotgun sequence, the following are encoded in one genomic region:
- the LOC137267807 gene encoding heparanase-like, translating into MFFLCLLGLAWIQPFTVSLHTEHIRVKADHVLQVIDDMFVGVTLESGRLRSQQFNFSSPKVLALGKALAPGYLRIGGTSGDSLVFDPTHSIATGYQRPVTAKNWDDLNMFLHKTGLKLVFGLNVMLRDGTKWDPANAKLLLKYSSDKGYPIAGFELGNEPNLFYRHWNTTVSDAQLGRDYKELKHVLEETVYKSSLILGPDIAGYAPRFINNFLSNGGASVINVLTVHHYYFNGHSATLEDYSKSSIMDKLIPNINTVMDIVRNHHGLMAWLGETSSGTGGGTPGISDRYVAGNLWLDKLGLSAKNGIKGVMRQAIFGSHYSLLDSNNNPNPDYWLTLLYKRLVGNKVFDVPSTSDNIRLYAHCTKLNNVYNYKPGSITVYALNLNKAPIILTISDLQGKTADAFWLTPEGGDLKSQKVRLNGKTLELVNNQIPHMTPRHLGSRQMTVPGNTFGFIVIPDANIAACQSHGHGTIIG; encoded by the exons ATGTTCTTCCTGTGTTTATTGGGACTGGCTTGGATACAGCCGTTTACTGTGTCGCTGCACACCGAACATATCAGGGTAAAAGCTGACCACGTGTTGCAAGTGATCGATGACATGTTTGTCGGCGTCACCCTCGAAAGTGGTCGACTGAGGTCCCAGCAGTTCAATTTCAG CTCTCCCAAGGTGCTGGCCCTGGGAAAAGCTTTAGCACCCGGATACCTGAGAATCGGAGGCACATCAGGGGATAGCCTGGTGTTTGACCCGACTCACAGCATAGCCACTGGATATCAGCGTCCTGTAACAG CAAAGAACTGGGATGATCTCAACATGTTTCTTCACAAGACTGGACTCAAGTTGGTGTTTGGTCTAAACGTCATGCTCCGTGACGGAACAAAATGGGACCCAGCAAATGCAAAGTTGTTGCTCAAATATTCCTCTGACAAAGGGTATCCCATTGCTGGGTTTGAACTTGGAAATG AACCGAACTTGTTCTACCGACATTGGAATACCACCGTCAGTGATGCTCAGTTGGGAAGAGATTACAAGGAGTTGAAACACGTCCTCGAAGAAACGGTCTATAAGTCCAGTCTTATCCTTGGACCTGACATCGCTGGATATGCACCCAGGTTTATAAACAA CTTCCTGTCCAATGGCGGAGCCAGTGTTATCAACGTCCTAACCGTCCACCA CTACTATTTTAATGGACACAGCGCCACACTGGAAGACTATTCTAAATCTTCCATAATGGATAAGCTTATTCCTAACATAAACACAGTGATGGATATTGTCCGAAACCATCATGGACTGATGGCGTGGCTCGGGGAGACATCTTCTGGCACTGGGGGAGGCACTCCTGGAATTTCTGATAGATATGTGGCAGGCAATCT GTGGCTTGACAAACTTGGTTTATCAGCAAAAAATGGTATAAAAGGAGTCATGCGTCAAGCAATCTTCGGAAGTCATTACTCACTTCTTGACAGCAACAATAACCCTAATCCT GACTACTGGCTGACTCTTCTATACAAGAGACTTGTCGGCAACAAAGTATTCGATGTTCCATCTACATCAGACAACATCCGACTGTATGCCCACTGTACGAAGCTCAACAA TGTTTACAACTACAAGCCAGGAAGTATCACTGTGTACGCTCTGAACCTGAATAAAGCTCCCATAATCCTGACCATATCGGATCTGCAGGGCAAAACCGCAGATGCATTCTGGCTGACTCCAGAGGGAGGAGACTTAAAGTCaca AAAAGTACGGTTAAATGGCAAAACCTTGGAACTTGTCAACAACCAAATACCACACATGACGCCAAGACATTTGGGAAGCAGACAGATGACAGTACCTGGGAACACCTTTGGATTCATTGTCATCCCCGACGCCAACATAGCGGCCTGTCAGTCACACGGCCATGGTACCATTATTGGATAA
- the LOC137267567 gene encoding heparanase-like, whose protein sequence is MFFLCLLGLAWIQPFTVSLHTEHVRVKTDHVLQVIDDMFVGVTIDSGQLKYNLKYHDVSSPKVLALGKALAPGYLRVGGTSGDFMVFDPTHSIATGQQFQLQAKTWDDLNMFLHKTGLKLVIGLNVMLRDGTKWNPANAKLLLKYSSDKGYPIAGIELGNEPNLLYRHWNTTVSDVQLGRDYKELKQVVQGTAYKSSLILGPDIAGYKDRFINNFLSSGGASVLDVLTIHHYYFNGATASVEDFSKSSTMDKLISELHTVAGIVRNHHGLVAWLGETSSGYGGGTPGIGDRYVAGNLWLDKLGVSAKYGLKGVLRQAFFGGHYSLLDSNSDPNPDYWLTLLYKRLVGNKVFDVPSSSDNIRLYAHCTKLNNIYNYKPGSITVYALNLNKAPIILTISDLQGKNADAFWLTPEGGDLKSQKVQLNGKTLELVNNQIPHMTPRHLGSRQMTVPGNTFGFIVIPDANIAACHSQNHGPIIG, encoded by the exons ATGTTCTTCTTGTGTTTACTGGGCCTGGCTTGGATACAGCCGTTTACTGTGTCGCTGCACACCGAACATGTCAGAGTGAAAACTGACCACGTGTTGCAGGTGATAGATGACATGTTTGTGGGCGTCACTATCGACAGTGGTCAACTGAAGTACAATCTGAAGTATCACGATGTCAG CTCTCCCAAGGTGCTGGCCCTTGGAAAAGCTTTAGCACCCGGATATCTGAGAGTCGGGGGCACATCAGGGGACTTCATGGTGTTTGACCCGACTCACAGCATAGCTACTGGACAGCAGTTCCAACTCCAAG CAAAGACCTGGGATGATCTCAATATGTTTCTCCATAAGACCGGGCTCAAGCTGGTGATTGGTCTCAACGTCATGCTCCGTGACGGAACAAAATGGAACCCAGCAAATGCAAAGCTGTTGCTCAAATATTCCTCTGACAAAGGGTATCCCATTGCAGGGATTGAATTGGGAAATG AACCAAACTTGTTGTACCGACATTGGAATACAACCGTCAGTGACGTGCAGCTAGGAAGAGACTACAAAGAGCTGAAACAAGTCGTCCAAGGAACGGCCTATAAGTCCAGTCTCATCCTGGGACCTGACATAGCCGGTTATAAAGACAGGTTTATAAACAa CTTCCTGTCCAGTGGCGGAGCCAGTGTCCTGGACGTCTTGACCATCCATCA TTACTATTTTAATGGAGCAACGGCCAGTGTGGAAGACTTTTCTAAATCTTCCACAATGGACAAACTTATATCTGAACTACACACAGTGGCGGGGATTGTCCGAAACCATCATGGCCTGGTGGCGTGGCTCGGGGAGACATCCTCTGGCTATGGGGGCGGCACTCCGGGCATAGGTGATCGATATGTCGCAGGAAATTT GTGGCTTGATAAGCTTGGTGTATCAGCAAAATATGGCTTAAAAGGAGTCCTGCGTCAGGCATTCTTCGGAGGTCATTATTCACTTCTTGACAGCAACAGCGACCCTAATCCT GACTACTGGCTGACGCTTCTATACAAGAGACTTGTTGGCAACAAAGTATTTGATGTTCCATCCTCATCGGACAACATACGACTGTATGCCCACTGTACGAAGCTCAACAA TATATACAACTACAAGCCAGGAAGCATCACAGTGTATGCTCTGAACTTAAATAAAGCTCCCATAATCCTGACCATATCGGATCTGCAGGGCAAAAACGCAGACGCATTCTGGTTGACACCCGAGGGAGGAGACTTAAAGTCACA AAAAGTACAACTAAATGGCAAAACCTTGGAACTTGTCAACAACCAAATACCACACATGACGCCAAGACATTTGGGAAGCAGGCAGATGACAGTTCCTGGGAACACCTTTGGATTCATCGTCATTCCCGACGCAAACATAGCAGCCTGTCATTCACAAAACCATGGACCTATTATCGGATAG